In Pelosinus sp. IPA-1, a single window of DNA contains:
- a CDS encoding acetyl-CoA hydrolase/transferase C-terminal domain-containing protein: MVPTQEYKTKLVSAEQAVKIVKSGDWVDYNFALAQPILLDKALAKRKAELWDVKVRGGLMLSPLRIVELDPTREHFCYNSWHFSGYERQLNAQGLCNYIPMIYRNLPLFYRKSLEVDVAMFTVPPMDADGYFNFSLTNSATKALTDQAKIIILEINEKLPIVAGGRENSIHISEVDYIVEGDNPELPVINPIKASETDEKIAQYIMGEIGDGATIQLGVGALPNAVGTMIARSDLKNLGLHTEMLVDAYMMMSRAGKITNQLKNSNKGQGVFSFCAGSKELYDWVKGNPKLSSYPIDYTNDPHVMAQIDNLVTINNCVEIDIFGQVTSETSGSRQISGTGGQLDFLTGGYLSSGGKSFICFTSTFKDKKTGLVRSRVLPSLPESSIVTNPRTQAHYFVTEWGIADLAGRSTWERAERLINIAHPGFREELICGAERLGIWRRSNKLHL; the protein is encoded by the coding sequence ATGGTTCCCACACAAGAATATAAAACGAAGCTTGTTTCGGCGGAACAAGCAGTAAAGATCGTTAAATCTGGCGATTGGGTTGATTACAATTTTGCATTGGCCCAGCCTATCTTATTGGATAAGGCCTTGGCGAAGCGTAAGGCTGAACTTTGGGATGTTAAAGTTAGGGGCGGATTAATGCTAAGTCCTTTAAGAATTGTTGAACTAGATCCTACCAGAGAACATTTTTGCTATAACAGCTGGCATTTTAGTGGTTATGAGCGGCAGTTAAATGCGCAAGGGCTTTGCAATTATATCCCGATGATATACCGTAACTTGCCACTGTTTTATCGCAAAAGTTTGGAAGTAGACGTGGCGATGTTTACTGTTCCACCAATGGACGCAGATGGTTACTTTAATTTTTCCCTGACAAATTCCGCAACTAAAGCACTAACGGATCAAGCTAAAATCATAATTCTTGAAATCAATGAAAAACTTCCGATTGTTGCAGGTGGGCGGGAAAATTCCATCCATATCAGTGAAGTGGATTACATCGTTGAAGGTGATAATCCGGAATTGCCAGTTATTAACCCTATAAAAGCCTCAGAGACGGATGAGAAGATTGCTCAATATATCATGGGGGAAATAGGTGATGGCGCGACAATTCAACTAGGGGTTGGCGCGCTGCCTAATGCAGTGGGGACAATGATTGCAAGATCCGATTTAAAGAATTTGGGCTTACATACAGAGATGTTGGTCGATGCTTATATGATGATGAGTCGGGCTGGTAAAATAACAAATCAACTAAAAAATAGTAATAAGGGTCAAGGTGTGTTCTCGTTTTGCGCCGGTAGTAAAGAGCTGTATGACTGGGTTAAGGGCAACCCTAAGCTCTCCTCTTACCCGATTGATTACACCAATGATCCCCATGTTATGGCGCAAATTGATAATTTGGTAACAATTAATAATTGTGTTGAAATTGATATATTTGGTCAAGTTACCTCAGAAACGTCTGGTAGCCGTCAGATTAGCGGTACCGGAGGGCAATTGGATTTTTTAACTGGGGGTTATTTATCATCAGGAGGAAAAAGCTTCATTTGCTTTACGTCCACCTTTAAAGATAAAAAAACGGGACTCGTAAGGTCGCGTGTTTTGCCAAGTTTACCAGAGAGTTCGATTGTGACAAATCCTCGCACTCAGGCCCACTATTTTGTAACGGAGTGGGGAATTGCTGATCTAGCAGGACGATCTACCTGGGAGAGAGCTGAACGGTTGATTAACATTGCTCATCCAGGGTTTCGCGAAGAATTGATATGTGGTGCTGAAAGACTAGGGATATGGCGCAGAAGCAATAAATTGCATTTATAA
- a CDS encoding 4Fe-4S binding protein, translated as MPKPVFREERCKGCELCRDACPQKIIVMSDTFNSKGYQPATCPDTLKCIGCALCAKTCPDVVIEIYK; from the coding sequence GTGCCAAAACCAGTGTTTCGAGAAGAACGCTGTAAGGGTTGTGAACTTTGTCGTGATGCTTGTCCGCAAAAGATTATTGTTATGTCTGATACATTTAACAGTAAGGGCTACCAGCCAGCCACCTGTCCCGATACTCTCAAGTGTATTGGCTGTGCATTGTGCGCAAAGACTTGCCCAGACGTAGTCATTGAAATTTACAAGTAG